One window of Longimicrobium sp. genomic DNA carries:
- a CDS encoding iron ABC transporter permease, with protein MAEPLRRRAGGTALLAAAVAVVLLWLVLYPNLFVLGDSLLDHGRVTAAHYARFFGSASELRALWNSVWISLASVVLSALVGVPLAFLFARRDFPGRRVLGGLAAMPVLLPPLVGTISFLFLYGETGFLTRGVQAALGLAEPPWRLDGAWAVLLVHAYTMYVYFYLFVSAGLARLDAGYAEAAAALGAGGWTTLRRVTLPMLAPALGGASLLVFMTSMASFSAPYVFGGGFRVLTTQLYATKLNGDAGLVAVEAVVLALVSLAFLVPLQRYEAARDYTGASKGLAVAPPAESGRGWVMTLAAAAFVGFLLLPHLTVLLVSFVPEGTWTTQALPPVYSAEPYRRMFSDAETLRPVLNSLRMATVATLANVAFAFAAAYLLARTRVRGKGLVSALVALPWALPGTVLAIALASTFSVNRPLAGRFVLVGTFAILPLAYFIRNIPLVTRAALSSFRQLDPSLEEAAASLGAGPATAMRRVVLPLVLPGLMAGALLAFVNALGEFVASILLYTNRTRPISMEMLSQLRAFDFGGASAYGVLLIILVALVFATGYRNVVEGR; from the coding sequence ATGGCTGAGCCTCTCCGCCGCCGCGCGGGCGGGACGGCGCTGCTGGCCGCCGCGGTGGCGGTCGTGCTGCTCTGGCTGGTGCTGTATCCCAACCTGTTCGTGCTGGGCGACAGCCTCCTGGACCACGGGCGGGTGACCGCGGCGCACTACGCGCGCTTCTTCGGCAGCGCGTCGGAGCTGCGGGCGCTGTGGAACAGCGTGTGGATCTCCCTGGCCAGCGTGGTCCTCTCCGCGCTGGTGGGCGTGCCGCTGGCCTTCCTCTTCGCGCGGCGCGACTTCCCCGGGCGGCGGGTGCTGGGCGGGCTGGCTGCGATGCCGGTGCTGCTGCCGCCGCTGGTGGGCACCATCTCCTTCCTCTTCCTCTACGGCGAGACGGGGTTCCTGACGCGAGGCGTGCAGGCGGCGCTGGGGCTGGCCGAGCCGCCGTGGCGGCTGGACGGCGCGTGGGCCGTGCTGCTGGTGCACGCGTACACCATGTACGTCTACTTCTACCTCTTCGTCAGCGCGGGATTGGCGCGGCTGGACGCGGGCTACGCCGAGGCCGCGGCCGCGCTGGGCGCCGGGGGGTGGACCACGCTGCGCCGCGTGACGCTGCCGATGCTGGCGCCCGCGCTGGGCGGCGCGTCGCTGCTGGTGTTCATGACCTCGATGGCGTCGTTCAGCGCGCCGTACGTGTTCGGCGGCGGCTTCCGCGTGCTGACCACGCAGCTCTACGCGACGAAGCTGAACGGCGACGCCGGCCTGGTCGCCGTCGAGGCGGTGGTGCTGGCGCTGGTCTCGCTCGCCTTCCTCGTCCCCCTGCAGCGGTACGAGGCGGCGCGCGACTACACCGGCGCGTCCAAGGGCCTCGCCGTCGCGCCGCCGGCGGAGTCGGGGCGCGGATGGGTGATGACGCTGGCCGCGGCGGCGTTCGTCGGCTTCCTGCTGCTGCCGCACCTGACCGTGCTGCTGGTCTCCTTCGTCCCCGAGGGCACCTGGACCACGCAGGCGCTGCCGCCCGTCTACTCCGCCGAGCCCTACCGGCGGATGTTCAGCGACGCCGAGACGCTGCGCCCCGTGCTCAACTCGCTGCGCATGGCCACGGTGGCAACGCTGGCGAACGTCGCGTTCGCGTTCGCCGCCGCCTACCTGCTGGCGCGGACGCGGGTGCGGGGGAAGGGGCTCGTCTCCGCGCTGGTGGCGCTCCCATGGGCGCTGCCGGGAACGGTGCTGGCCATCGCGCTGGCGTCGACCTTCAGCGTGAACCGGCCGCTGGCGGGGCGATTCGTGCTGGTGGGAACCTTCGCGATCCTGCCGCTGGCGTACTTCATCCGCAACATCCCGCTGGTCACGCGCGCGGCGCTGTCGTCGTTCCGCCAGCTCGACCCGTCGCTCGAGGAGGCGGCCGCGTCGCTCGGCGCCGGCCCCGCGACGGCGATGCGGCGCGTGGTGCTGCCGCTGGTGCTGCCGGGGCTGATGGCGGGGGCGCTGCTGGCGTTCGTCAACGCGCTGGGCGAGTTCGTCGCGTCGATCCTGCTCTACACCAACCGCACGCGCCCCATCAGCATGGAGATGCTGTCGCAGCTGCGCGCCTTCGACTTCGGCGGCGCCTCGGCGTACGGCGTGCTGCTGATCATCCTCGTCGCCCTCGTCTTCGCCACCGGGTATCGGAATGTGGTGGAGGGGAGATAA